A genomic segment from Candidatus Thermoplasmatota archaeon encodes:
- a CDS encoding sulfide-dependent adenosine diphosphate thiazole synthase, with translation MTTFEKVTESQVTRAIISGFAADLEKFAEGEVIIVGGGPSGLMAARDLALKGVRVLIIERNNYLGGGFWIGGYLMNTITVRAPAHLVLDELGVPYKEFSKNLFVTPGPHACSKLIAAACDAGAKILNMTKFDDVVLRENNRVGGVVVNWTPVSALPREITCVDPIALESKLVMDATGHEAEVVTKLEQRGILKKVGEGGMWVEKSEDLVVEHTGEVHPGLMALGMAVAATYGLPRMGPTFGGMLLSGKKGAEIALDLLK, from the coding sequence ATGACAACCTTTGAGAAGGTAACTGAGAGTCAAGTCACGCGGGCCATCATCAGCGGTTTTGCCGCAGATCTAGAGAAGTTCGCGGAGGGGGAGGTCATCATAGTCGGTGGCGGGCCGAGCGGGCTCATGGCCGCCAGGGATCTCGCCTTGAAAGGCGTTCGCGTTCTGATCATCGAGAGGAACAACTACCTTGGCGGTGGCTTCTGGATTGGCGGTTACCTCATGAACACGATCACGGTCAGGGCGCCGGCTCATCTGGTCCTGGACGAACTGGGCGTCCCGTACAAGGAGTTCTCGAAGAACCTCTTCGTGACACCGGGACCGCATGCATGCTCCAAGCTCATCGCGGCGGCCTGCGATGCGGGGGCGAAGATACTCAACATGACGAAGTTCGATGACGTGGTCCTCAGGGAGAACAACAGGGTGGGCGGTGTCGTCGTGAACTGGACACCCGTCAGCGCGCTTCCGCGGGAGATCACATGCGTCGACCCCATCGCATTGGAGTCCAAGCTCGTGATGGACGCGACCGGGCACGAGGCCGAAGTGGTGACAAAGCTCGAGCAGAGGGGAATCCTCAAGAAGGTCGGCGAAGGAGGGATGTGGGTGGAGAAATCCGAGGACCTTGTCGTCGAGCACACAGGCGAGGTTCATCCGGGGCTGATGGCACTGGGAATGGCAGTGGCAGCCACCTACGGCCTGCCTAGGATGGGTCCGACATTCGGCGGGATGCTCCTCTCCGGAAAGAAAGGTGCAGAAATTGCCCTCGACCTACTCAAGTGA
- the porA gene encoding pyruvate ferredoxin oxidoreductase, with product MRRVVGSNYATAHAVMRARVEVIAAYPITPQTQMVEHIAKFINDGIMDCEYIKVEGEHSSISAVIASQAAGVRSFTSTASQGLALMHELLFSAGGLRLPIVMGVVNRSVGSTGGIWVEYNDSMPQRDCGWLQMYVETNQEVHDMILQAYKIAEDKRVLLPIMICSDGFILSHTVEPVELAEQEEVDEFLPKYEARHSYLDPKDPIGSGIVTPREYRQEFAYQIHRAMLEAKDVIEEVNRDFADAFGRDHSGLVETEFMDDADAAFLTLGTVTSTARGVVRELREKGKKVGLVKVRAFRPYPVEKIAEVCGDVKAVGVYDRSVSFGVGGPHYLEARNALFDSDVPVIDFIGGLGGRDVTEADVRSIYEVLLEAAKTGKAKRNVEWVSTRGVALG from the coding sequence ATGAGGCGGGTCGTCGGGTCGAACTATGCCACAGCACACGCCGTCATGAGGGCCCGGGTCGAGGTCATCGCGGCCTACCCGATAACGCCCCAAACGCAGATGGTGGAGCACATAGCCAAGTTCATCAACGACGGCATCATGGACTGCGAGTACATCAAGGTGGAGGGCGAGCACAGCTCGATAAGCGCGGTCATCGCCTCCCAGGCCGCCGGCGTGAGGTCGTTCACATCCACGGCTTCGCAGGGACTCGCGCTCATGCACGAGCTTCTCTTCAGCGCCGGGGGGCTCAGGCTCCCCATCGTCATGGGCGTTGTCAACAGAAGCGTTGGAAGCACCGGCGGGATATGGGTGGAGTACAACGACTCCATGCCACAGAGAGACTGCGGATGGTTGCAGATGTACGTGGAGACCAACCAGGAGGTCCACGACATGATCCTGCAGGCCTACAAGATCGCCGAGGACAAGCGTGTCCTTCTCCCGATCATGATCTGCAGCGACGGGTTCATCCTCTCCCATACGGTCGAGCCCGTGGAGCTCGCTGAGCAGGAGGAGGTCGATGAGTTCCTTCCCAAGTACGAGGCGAGGCACTCCTACCTTGATCCGAAGGACCCGATCGGTTCCGGGATAGTCACACCTAGAGAATACCGGCAGGAGTTTGCATACCAGATACATAGGGCGATGCTCGAGGCGAAGGACGTTATCGAGGAGGTCAACCGCGACTTCGCCGACGCGTTCGGGCGGGACCACAGCGGCCTCGTCGAGACCGAATTCATGGACGACGCCGATGCGGCCTTCCTGACCCTCGGAACCGTGACGTCAACAGCACGAGGGGTTGTCCGCGAGCTGAGAGAGAAGGGAAAGAAGGTCGGTCTGGTCAAGGTCCGGGCGTTCAGACCCTATCCGGTAGAGAAAATCGCCGAGGTCTGCGGTGATGTGAAGGCCGTCGGGGTCTACGACAGGTCCGTCTCGTTCGGGGTAGGAGGCCCCCATTACCTGGAGGCGAGGAATGCTCTCTTCGACTCCGATGTTCCGGTGATAGATTTCATAGGTGGTCTCGGCGGGAGGGACGTCACCGAGGCCGACGTCCGGTCGATATACGAGGTCCTTCTAGAGGCCGCCAAGACCGGGAAGGCGAAGAGGAACGTTGAATGGGTGAGCACGAGGGGGGTGGCCCTGGGATGA
- a CDS encoding Ig-like domain-containing protein, with protein MAIWERMSNGVSGRYLVVAVMVLLLASMFSALVPSAKAELNPPTMISPGYWETSGTWTIEAGDYVVHGNKTIYVNGNLIIEGQGTLVLFNVVLQINSTFPGEFFIEVQPGGTFLVYDGGDGLSPLDMGDSDASTIQGPGLVERYRFYIRQGGTFLLNRSRVVHCGLPPVGNPTYGDDFGIYSESDLTVIEDSILDMNSIGLIANHSRAIVRRTWIYNGEYGVVGAENALLEFTDVEIVWAASQGVFLNGSRMYLNDSFIARNGWGPGVDGLYAYRGSTLLMDYCAIMQNAGNGAFASDSTMVVTNSWIYQNGGAGLAWGSPPGVDIIAVAADNWIEDHSVALRVSPALASADSHIEFRRNDITIYNRGAFVTGLNITGNFAGNTLWNGVSGIVVDGETVDMDISRNDFDDHSGDAVYILSSVSATVNMELNTINNTYGSGSHGMYVESQQFADVRVANNTITNVSGPGVAVYSGLDAYIIAWSHNNTITNSSTDCGPNTCGAMYFYSFGGDVEVYAYENSIDICNDVGILALSDVGSVLADIQYNRLIDTGLMPMFFPASILVLANTGTAQFDILNNTVQTTPDFGIVSAAWAGIRGSVSGNSFLNIGFWSIYAVAGDGAVDIDSSNNTGGNIWGGIYSDSMGGDATVTLRNNVFSNYVDGIWLEFPSGNLTLTAHFNNVRFGDYNSLYVNIGGWLDAILDNNRFEQSNFDSSVYIVTGGQANLTMLNNRMGNAAHDGFHLEAPSANLVTEWNSFIQSRVNFNLTATDPYGHLMIDSYFDFSVDSVGSYSARVYAEGTSDMLWDYMYSLRNDREILFELNRSADVTIRRGWINGNDATGWMIFHYNGQLTLDVIDSAFRKNQAGLYVSSNNDAVIDISISEFNVNTMNYGLGVFAMSNLTLVTSSNEFSNNAGYGINAFGFGNLNYTGRSDTFALNGWDGLYLGAFGVSDVDIDGSDFFANCQNGGWCSGTMLDFSASPAANVTLRDITAVGNGEFGIVMFGVNARISDALIQGHQAGIYSISSDAIVESSQIVMNNQSLNLPSGAHFVVYNSSLDSASQVDFVLDGNSTLWGINTTFNINNGMFLDALSWAKRSWYIDIEVMTNGASPLAGAFVDTSDTFGTPYINGTTGADGFLRLNFVDDQWRNAMTAVHYNPYDITANAPGVGTALRTYSFYAYVHLQLVIWDVDGPIADAGPDQIVDEDTVVLLDGTNSTDNVEIQSYTWTFIDQGVPQSLPGPTPTYVFTEPGVYTITLEVDDWANPPATDTVQITVLDVTPPTADAGPDRNVPSGTLVQFDGSGSTDNVGVVNYTWTFTYNATLITLYGVNPTFTFVTPGDYTAILNVRDNASNGGADNMVVTVFDADPPIADAGPDQIVNEDTVVTFNGSGSTDNVGVVDYRWTFIEGANVVALIGVSPTYVFTEPGGYIVTLTVWDGAGWAGIDTMTVTVLDATPPTVIFTSPYDGATDQPLSTSVVIGFSEPMDTASVEAEITISSGAVITAYNWNLQDDIVTLSLSNLAYSSMYVINVNATATDASGIPMTSAYFFNFMTTASAGPDIISPEVIYSYPEDWATGVPIDVILKVVFSEPMNTIMTESAITISGAAIQSYSWFSNNTLVEIITTAPFSYSTPYTLSVSVTAQDAAGNPLSAAYSAAFTTEDPPVVDIIPPEIIFTDPEEGALGVPITASVYIVFSEPMSTDSVEAAVSISPVVGATNYYWTYNDTVLEVEFVGLLEGTLYTVTVTTVAEDVEGNPMSADFTLHFTTFAPGADITRPVIRFTSPDDGETDINVNANLVIVFSESMNTASVEAAIIISGVTPTGFSWSGDTTVTVILPVLAYSTSYLVNITDTAADLAGNTIFEHYLVLFHTEAEPAVDTTPPEVILTYPDDGDNDIPMVDGTITIVVVFSEPMDEASVETATDISAGTIHDFYWNADSSAVTIELRDAIYDTDYTLTIGSGAEDLAGNSLSQEVVDFTTVVEPEGPPAPSAEFDIAQAWWLILIIIILIVIVVLLLLMKRKPPAPVEEPAVLEEDVPMEEEIPELEEIIPEEPVEPDEPPAPAEPPSEGEVPVY; from the coding sequence GTGGCGATATGGGAGAGAATGAGTAATGGAGTGAGCGGTAGGTATCTGGTTGTGGCAGTGATGGTGCTGCTTCTGGCTTCGATGTTCTCGGCACTCGTGCCGTCGGCAAAGGCCGAGCTGAATCCACCCACCATGATTTCTCCCGGTTATTGGGAGACATCTGGGACGTGGACCATCGAAGCAGGGGACTACGTGGTCCACGGGAACAAGACGATCTACGTGAACGGCAACCTCATAATCGAAGGTCAAGGCACACTGGTGCTGTTCAACGTGGTCCTGCAGATCAACAGCACCTTTCCGGGCGAGTTCTTCATCGAGGTTCAACCCGGTGGGACATTCCTGGTCTACGATGGCGGCGACGGCCTCTCGCCCTTGGACATGGGTGACAGCGACGCCAGCACGATACAGGGTCCCGGACTCGTAGAGCGATACCGGTTCTACATAAGACAGGGCGGGACCTTCCTGCTGAACCGCAGCAGGGTCGTTCATTGTGGTCTGCCCCCTGTGGGCAATCCCACTTATGGTGACGACTTCGGCATATACTCCGAGTCCGATCTGACGGTTATCGAGGACTCGATTCTGGACATGAATTCCATTGGGCTTATCGCAAATCACAGCAGGGCAATTGTCAGGAGGACTTGGATCTACAATGGCGAATACGGTGTCGTAGGTGCGGAGAACGCCCTGCTCGAATTCACGGATGTCGAGATCGTGTGGGCGGCCTCACAGGGCGTCTTCCTCAATGGCTCGAGGATGTATCTGAACGATTCTTTCATCGCTCGAAACGGCTGGGGTCCGGGAGTGGATGGTTTGTACGCCTACCGCGGCTCCACGCTTCTCATGGATTACTGCGCCATAATGCAGAACGCAGGGAACGGCGCATTCGCCTCCGACTCCACTATGGTGGTCACGAACTCATGGATATACCAGAACGGAGGGGCCGGACTTGCCTGGGGCTCCCCCCCAGGTGTCGATATCATCGCGGTGGCAGCTGACAACTGGATAGAGGATCACTCTGTCGCACTGCGGGTCAGCCCTGCTCTAGCTTCGGCAGACTCGCACATCGAATTCCGGCGGAACGACATCACAATCTACAATCGAGGCGCGTTCGTCACCGGACTGAACATCACTGGCAACTTTGCTGGCAACACTCTGTGGAATGGCGTCAGCGGGATCGTGGTCGACGGTGAGACGGTCGACATGGACATATCCAGGAACGATTTCGACGACCATTCAGGAGACGCCGTGTACATCCTCTCGAGCGTCTCCGCAACCGTGAACATGGAGCTGAACACCATCAACAACACGTACGGTTCGGGCAGCCATGGCATGTACGTTGAGTCACAGCAGTTCGCCGATGTCCGTGTCGCGAACAACACAATCACGAACGTCAGCGGCCCAGGGGTCGCCGTGTACTCAGGTCTGGATGCGTACATCATTGCTTGGTCGCACAATAACACCATAACCAACTCGTCGACCGACTGCGGTCCGAACACCTGCGGCGCCATGTACTTCTACTCGTTCGGAGGCGATGTTGAGGTCTATGCTTATGAGAACTCGATCGACATCTGCAATGACGTTGGCATCCTTGCTTTGTCGGACGTTGGTAGCGTCCTCGCCGACATCCAATATAACAGGCTCATCGATACCGGCCTTATGCCCATGTTCTTTCCCGCCAGCATCCTCGTCTTGGCCAATACGGGAACCGCGCAGTTCGACATACTCAACAACACGGTTCAGACAACACCCGACTTCGGAATTGTCTCAGCGGCATGGGCGGGGATACGAGGCAGTGTCTCTGGAAATTCCTTCCTGAACATCGGGTTTTGGTCGATTTACGCCGTCGCGGGTGACGGCGCCGTTGACATAGACAGCAGCAACAACACTGGTGGCAACATCTGGGGAGGAATATACTCCGACAGCATGGGAGGGGATGCGACAGTCACGCTTCGCAACAATGTGTTCTCCAACTACGTGGATGGAATCTGGCTGGAGTTCCCATCAGGCAATTTGACACTGACCGCCCACTTCAACAACGTCAGGTTCGGGGACTACAACTCCCTCTACGTCAACATAGGCGGCTGGTTGGATGCCATTCTTGACAACAACAGGTTCGAGCAGAGCAACTTCGATAGTTCGGTCTACATTGTCACTGGCGGTCAGGCCAATCTGACGATGCTGAACAACCGCATGGGCAATGCAGCGCACGATGGGTTCCATCTGGAAGCCCCGTCGGCAAACCTAGTAACGGAATGGAACAGCTTCATCCAGAGCCGCGTCAACTTCAACCTGACGGCAACGGACCCGTACGGTCATCTGATGATCGACTCCTACTTCGATTTCTCCGTGGACTCCGTCGGCAGCTACTCCGCAAGAGTCTATGCTGAGGGGACCTCGGACATGTTATGGGATTACATGTATTCCCTGAGAAACGACCGGGAGATCCTCTTCGAGCTGAACCGGTCCGCCGACGTGACGATCAGGCGCGGTTGGATCAATGGCAACGACGCGACCGGATGGATGATATTCCACTACAACGGGCAGCTGACCTTGGACGTTATCGATTCAGCATTCCGTAAGAACCAGGCGGGTCTCTATGTCTCCTCGAACAACGATGCCGTAATCGACATCTCGATTTCGGAATTCAACGTGAATACCATGAACTATGGCTTGGGCGTCTTCGCCATGTCCAACCTGACCCTGGTCACCAGCTCAAACGAATTCAGCAACAACGCCGGATACGGCATTAACGCCTTCGGCTTCGGGAATCTCAATTACACAGGGAGATCGGACACCTTCGCCCTCAATGGATGGGACGGACTCTATCTGGGCGCCTTCGGAGTGTCTGATGTCGACATCGACGGTTCAGACTTCTTCGCGAACTGCCAGAATGGCGGATGGTGCTCCGGAACGATGCTCGATTTCAGCGCATCTCCGGCTGCAAACGTCACACTACGTGACATCACGGCCGTGGGAAATGGTGAGTTCGGGATCGTGATGTTCGGGGTGAACGCCAGGATCTCGGATGCCCTGATTCAGGGACACCAGGCTGGCATCTACTCAATCAGCTCGGATGCGATCGTGGAGAGTAGCCAGATCGTCATGAACAACCAATCTCTCAATCTGCCATCCGGCGCTCACTTCGTGGTGTACAACTCTTCGCTTGATAGCGCATCCCAAGTCGACTTTGTACTGGACGGGAACTCCACACTCTGGGGAATAAACACCACGTTCAACATCAACAACGGCATGTTCCTCGATGCGCTTTCGTGGGCCAAGAGAAGCTGGTACATAGACATCGAGGTGATGACCAACGGAGCTTCTCCTCTTGCAGGGGCCTTCGTCGATACGAGCGACACTTTCGGGACGCCGTACATAAATGGCACAACAGGCGCGGACGGCTTCCTCAGACTGAACTTCGTGGACGATCAGTGGCGGAATGCCATGACTGCCGTACACTACAATCCGTACGACATAACGGCCAATGCGCCCGGAGTGGGGACTGCCTTGAGGACGTACAGCTTCTACGCATATGTGCACCTCCAGCTGGTAATCTGGGATGTGGACGGACCCATCGCAGATGCGGGCCCCGATCAGATCGTTGACGAGGACACCGTTGTGCTGCTCGACGGAACCAACTCCACAGACAACGTCGAAATCCAATCCTACACATGGACATTCATTGACCAAGGTGTTCCGCAGAGTCTCCCAGGTCCAACACCGACGTATGTGTTCACCGAGCCAGGGGTCTACACGATCACGCTGGAAGTCGATGATTGGGCGAATCCTCCAGCCACGGACACAGTTCAGATAACCGTGCTCGATGTGACACCACCAACCGCGGACGCCGGGCCCGATCGGAACGTTCCTTCCGGGACACTGGTCCAGTTCGACGGTTCCGGTTCCACGGACAACGTGGGCGTGGTCAACTACACGTGGACATTCACGTACAACGCCACACTCATCACACTGTACGGTGTGAATCCAACATTCACATTCGTGACACCCGGAGACTACACAGCGATCCTGAACGTTCGCGACAACGCCTCAAACGGCGGCGCGGACAACATGGTCGTGACAGTCTTTGACGCCGATCCCCCAATTGCGGACGCAGGTCCAGATCAGATCGTCAACGAGGACACAGTGGTGACGTTCAACGGCTCAGGCTCCACTGACAATGTGGGAGTGGTCGACTACAGGTGGACGTTCATAGAAGGTGCGAACGTGGTCGCCTTGATCGGTGTATCGCCCACCTACGTCTTCACAGAGCCAGGAGGCTACATAGTCACATTGACCGTCTGGGACGGTGCAGGATGGGCAGGTATCGACACGATGACCGTGACCGTACTGGATGCAACACCGCCAACCGTGATATTCACATCACCTTACGATGGCGCAACGGACCAGCCGCTCAGCACATCGGTGGTCATAGGATTCAGCGAGCCCATGGACACGGCCTCTGTGGAGGCAGAAATCACAATAAGCAGCGGAGCCGTAATCACGGCCTACAACTGGAACCTCCAGGACGACATTGTTACGTTGAGTCTGTCGAACCTCGCGTACAGCTCGATGTACGTGATCAACGTGAACGCAACGGCCACCGATGCGTCAGGGATTCCGATGACCAGCGCATACTTCTTCAACTTCATGACCACAGCGTCGGCAGGACCCGACATCATATCGCCCGAAGTGATATACTCATATCCCGAGGACTGGGCCACCGGCGTCCCGATAGATGTCATCCTGAAGGTCGTCTTCAGCGAGCCCATGAACACCATAATGACGGAATCGGCCATAACGATATCAGGAGCCGCAATTCAGAGCTACAGCTGGTTCTCCAACAACACACTCGTTGAGATTATTACCACAGCTCCGTTCTCCTACTCAACACCCTACACGCTGTCGGTTTCCGTGACCGCCCAAGACGCAGCGGGCAACCCGCTCAGCGCAGCATACAGTGCCGCATTCACGACGGAGGATCCTCCAGTCGTGGATATCATACCGCCTGAGATCATATTCACCGATCCTGAGGAAGGTGCACTGGGCGTTCCGATAACCGCCAGCGTCTACATAGTCTTCAGCGAGCCGATGAGCACAGATTCTGTTGAGGCAGCAGTATCGATAAGCCCGGTCGTGGGTGCGACCAATTACTACTGGACTTACAACGACACGGTCTTGGAGGTGGAGTTTGTGGGTCTGTTGGAAGGCACACTATACACGGTCACTGTAACCACCGTGGCGGAGGACGTGGAGGGGAACCCCATGTCAGCTGACTTCACCCTCCACTTCACGACCTTCGCCCCCGGCGCAGATATCACACGACCAGTGATACGGTTCACCTCCCCGGACGACGGAGAGACGGACATCAACGTGAACGCCAATCTGGTCATAGTGTTCAGCGAGTCCATGAACACAGCATCCGTCGAGGCGGCGATCATCATCAGCGGTGTAACGCCGACAGGCTTCTCCTGGTCTGGAGACACGACCGTGACGGTGATCCTGCCGGTTCTGGCCTACTCCACGTCCTACCTCGTCAATATCACCGACACTGCAGCGGACCTGGCTGGGAACACGATATTCGAACACTATCTCGTACTGTTCCACACCGAGGCAGAGCCCGCAGTCGACACCACGCCTCCAGAGGTTATCTTGACGTATCCAGATGACGGAGACAACGATATCCCAATGGTCGATGGAACGATCACGATCGTGGTCGTCTTCAGTGAACCCATGGATGAGGCATCCGTCGAGACCGCGACCGACATCTCGGCCGGAACGATTCACGACTTCTACTGGAACGCAGACTCCTCGGCAGTCACGATCGAGCTGCGGGATGCCATCTACGACACTGACTATACGCTGACCATTGGCTCAGGAGCTGAGGATCTCGCGGGGAACTCCTTGTCCCAGGAGGTAGTGGACTTCACAACAGTGGTCGAGCCAGAAGGACCACCCGCACCGTCAGCTGAATTCGACATAGCACAGGCCTGGTGGCTCATCCTCATCATAATCATCCTGATAGTCATCGTGGTGCTCCTCCTCCTGATGAAGAGGAAGCCGCCCGCCCCGGTCGAGGAGCCAGCAGTGCTCGAGGAGGACGTGCCAATGGAGGAGGAGATCCCCGAACTCGAGGAGATCATTCCTGAGGAGCCTGTTGAACCCGATGAGCCTCCAGCACCGGCGGAACCCCCCTCCGAAGGGGAAGTCCCAGTCTACTAG
- a CDS encoding beta-propeller domain-containing protein, with protein MIAILLYLPGTAQITPVVWFDDSVWDDVEDVVQVEDDEDVEVVTPSEGTSFDVGANCTCPNRFSSQEELELFVENATTTYYDYYSGGGFAEIVGGFWGGTMLLGFADEGSLDYSTTNIQVEGVDEPDIVKTDGEHLYVVSNGEVAVLKAYPGEDAQILSRISVENDVSEIFVSGSRLILFERASRGGTNVHIFDISSRSSPAYVTNVSISGRFVDSRMIGEFVYVIASQGVKYYAMGEYIFRLPEISSGGSTHSVEPWDICFFDEPAPSFVYTTIVSININTEEVSYGVFLTDSAGEVYVSQENVYLASLYYSYWFSDPNNERSEATTVHKISIQGDVIEYVARGEVPGKINDQFSMDEHEGYFRIATTEGRLGRMTSDSKNHVFVLDQNLAIVGRLENLAPGEKIYSSRFMGDRCYLVTFKKIDPFFVIDLSNPTNPQVLGKLKIPGYSDYLHPYDENHMIGLGKETVEAEEGNFAWYQGVKLSLFDVTEVTNPVELSKYVIGDRGTTSEALYDHKAFLFSRSNNLLIIPITLAKIDPDKYPNGIPPNTRGDIVWTGACVFSLTIEGGFQPRGGISHANDILEGDYGGWSRYSVRRSLYIEELIYTISESLVKINRMDDLAEIGELEL; from the coding sequence ATGATAGCGATTCTGCTGTACCTTCCCGGAACCGCTCAAATCACTCCCGTCGTCTGGTTTGACGATTCTGTCTGGGATGACGTCGAGGATGTGGTCCAAGTTGAAGACGACGAAGACGTTGAAGTAGTGACACCTTCGGAAGGCACGAGCTTTGACGTGGGAGCGAACTGCACGTGTCCGAATAGATTCTCAAGCCAAGAGGAGCTAGAACTCTTCGTGGAAAACGCGACGACCACGTATTATGACTACTACTCTGGTGGGGGCTTCGCTGAGATAGTCGGAGGATTCTGGGGGGGCACAATGCTGCTCGGTTTCGCGGACGAAGGGTCTCTGGACTACTCAACGACGAACATTCAGGTTGAAGGTGTTGATGAGCCCGACATCGTGAAGACTGATGGGGAACATCTTTACGTGGTCTCCAACGGTGAGGTGGCAGTACTCAAGGCCTATCCTGGGGAGGACGCTCAGATTCTTTCCCGAATATCAGTTGAGAACGACGTCTCGGAGATATTTGTGTCCGGCTCAAGACTCATTCTGTTTGAGAGAGCCTCTCGGGGAGGAACCAATGTGCACATATTCGATATCTCATCGAGATCCTCGCCAGCCTACGTCACCAACGTGTCCATCTCAGGGAGGTTCGTCGACTCCCGCATGATTGGCGAATTCGTCTACGTTATCGCCTCCCAGGGAGTCAAGTACTACGCCATGGGTGAGTATATCTTCAGACTACCAGAAATATCAAGCGGGGGCTCCACCCATTCAGTAGAGCCCTGGGACATCTGCTTCTTCGATGAACCTGCCCCGAGTTTCGTGTACACAACGATCGTCTCCATAAACATCAACACTGAAGAAGTCAGCTACGGCGTCTTCCTGACCGATAGCGCTGGGGAGGTCTATGTCTCTCAGGAGAACGTGTACCTTGCGTCGCTCTACTACAGCTACTGGTTTAGCGATCCCAACAACGAAAGATCCGAGGCGACAACCGTCCATAAGATATCGATTCAGGGGGACGTCATCGAGTACGTCGCCAGAGGAGAAGTCCCTGGAAAGATCAACGACCAGTTCTCCATGGACGAGCATGAGGGTTACTTCAGGATTGCCACAACCGAAGGCCGCCTGGGGAGAATGACCTCCGATTCGAAGAACCACGTCTTCGTGCTTGATCAGAACCTCGCGATTGTGGGCCGACTTGAGAACCTAGCTCCTGGAGAGAAGATATACTCCTCGAGGTTCATGGGAGACCGCTGCTATCTGGTGACGTTCAAGAAGATCGATCCGTTCTTCGTCATTGACTTATCGAACCCCACTAATCCCCAGGTCCTCGGCAAGCTCAAGATACCAGGATACTCAGATTACTTGCACCCGTACGACGAGAACCATATGATTGGCCTGGGGAAGGAGACAGTCGAGGCTGAGGAAGGCAACTTCGCCTGGTATCAAGGCGTCAAGCTCTCTCTGTTCGACGTGACTGAAGTGACGAATCCGGTCGAGTTGTCCAAGTATGTGATTGGAGACCGGGGAACCACTTCGGAGGCCCTCTACGACCACAAGGCCTTCCTGTTCAGCAGGTCGAACAACCTCCTGATAATCCCGATAACCCTAGCCAAGATTGACCCCGACAAGTACCCAAATGGCATTCCGCCCAACACTCGAGGAGATATTGTGTGGACTGGTGCGTGCGTCTTCTCCCTCACCATTGAGGGTGGGTTTCAACCACGAGGTGGGATATCACACGCCAACGACATTCTGGAAGGGGACTACGGGGGATGGTCACGTTACAGCGTTCGCAGGTCGCTGTACATCGAAGAGCTCATCTACACAATCTCCGAAAGCCTGGTGAAGATAAACCGAATGGACGATCTCGCAGAGATTGGAGAATTGGAGCTATGA
- a CDS encoding pyruvate synthase subunit beta produces the protein MRLKLKDLPEENIFSSGHTACAGCGAAMAVRNIAKVLGKEVIIYVPASCLSVFNGLFPNCAWTVPYHHTVFENTGAAISGLSRAMKRKGLDDVTVVGIAGDGGTADIGLQALSGAAERNEDVIYICYDNEAYMNTGVQRSGSTPHGASTTTTPVGKLTKGNQDFKKDVPLIMMAHGVPYVATASASFPLDLINKVKKAKETKGFRYLQVYAPCVPGWRYEQSKTVEVGKLAVECGMWFLLECENGRLKINREPKMKNLETYLKMQGRFRHMDEKQIAELQESIERKWEFYKGYADLTQRLYSGSEASV, from the coding sequence ATGAGGCTCAAGCTGAAGGACCTCCCTGAGGAGAACATCTTTTCGAGCGGGCACACCGCCTGCGCTGGTTGCGGCGCGGCAATGGCGGTCCGGAACATCGCGAAGGTTCTGGGAAAGGAAGTCATCATCTACGTCCCCGCCAGCTGTCTGAGCGTCTTCAACGGCCTGTTCCCGAACTGCGCGTGGACGGTCCCCTATCACCACACCGTGTTTGAGAACACCGGTGCAGCGATATCGGGGCTCTCGCGGGCGATGAAGCGCAAGGGCCTCGACGACGTGACCGTCGTGGGAATCGCCGGTGATGGCGGGACGGCGGACATAGGCCTTCAGGCACTGTCCGGAGCGGCGGAGCGGAACGAGGACGTCATCTACATCTGCTACGACAACGAGGCGTACATGAACACCGGCGTGCAGCGGAGCGGGTCCACGCCTCATGGGGCGTCGACGACGACCACGCCCGTCGGCAAGCTGACGAAGGGAAACCAGGACTTCAAGAAGGACGTCCCGCTCATCATGATGGCTCACGGCGTCCCGTACGTGGCTACCGCAAGCGCGTCCTTTCCGCTCGACCTCATCAACAAGGTGAAGAAGGCCAAGGAGACGAAGGGCTTCCGCTACCTCCAGGTCTACGCTCCTTGTGTCCCAGGATGGAGGTACGAGCAGTCCAAGACGGTCGAGGTGGGGAAGCTTGCCGTCGAATGCGGCATGTGGTTCCTTCTAGAGTGCGAGAACGGGCGGCTCAAGATCAACCGCGAGCCGAAGATGAAGAACCTCGAAACATACCTGAAGATGCAGGGACGCTTCAGGCACATGGACGAGAAGCAGATCGCCGAGCTGCAGGAGAGCATCGAGAGGAAGTGGGAGTTCTACAAGGGCTACGCCGATCTCACCCAGCGGCTCTACAGCGGCTCCGAAGCCTCCGTGTGA